Genomic DNA from Polyodon spathula isolate WHYD16114869_AA chromosome 8, ASM1765450v1, whole genome shotgun sequence:
AAGCACATAGAAACAATCAATCAGCAGCGACAGGGCTTCACGGCAACTTCTCAAAATTctctttttatgtttattttctgtgaacattagtttatggataatgttgtttgcttttaaaccaattaaattgttacaaaaaaagattattctatagaccattcattttaattctgtaCATGGTCTTCTTGTACTAGTggtaaaatatacactgccttctttctttatatatttacctgAAATGTTGCTTATTATAATTTTAGGAAATGACATCCCAGCACTGAACTTGAATCCAGAGTCTGCcaggtacaaataaaaacaaaacagtatttggtTCAACAgtcagtagcttaaaaacaaataagctaaatGCTCTGTGTCTATCTGTGCAGTTTGAAATATGAATGTGACACTTGCTCTGTGGTGCTCAGCCAATAGGCAGGGATGGAACAttgaaaagaattgtgggaaatgttttaaaaccttgaaatatacCTTTGCTTCTAAGACTTGATCCCATATATCTCGCAATTCTTTTCAACCAACCAtttgtctggggggggggggggggggggcgtgtccttgcgtggtggtggtgtggtgttCTGTATGGgttttattgcactgtgttgtattgtgtggGGTTGCATTGCGCAGTGTTGTAATGTCTCGTCTTATCTTGTCTGCAGGTACTGACGGGGATCGGGATCACGGTTTCGCAGGCATGATTGTCATCAAGAAGGCGGGAGACGGGTCCAAGAAAATCAAGGGCTGCTGGGACTCCATTCACGTGGTGGAGATGCAGAGGAGAGGGGAGACAGGTCCAAGAAAATCAAGGGCTGGAGTGATGGGGCAGTGGAGTGTATAGGGGTGGGTTGTGTACCTGCATGTCTGCGGTCATGTTTCAAActgtaaactctctctctctctctctctctctctctctctctctctctctctctctctctctctcgcaggagAAGTCAAACAGCCGCACTGCCCACTACAAGCTGACCTCGACAGTCATGCTGTCGCTACAGACCACCAAGACCGACTCAGGCACCATGGGGAGCAGCCTGACCGGACAGGTACAATACTGACCACTGGAGCCCCTGCCTGGTAACTGTACTGACCGCTGGAGCCCCTGCCTGGTCAATGTACTGACCACTGGATCTCCTTGTCTTATAgcggggacacacacacacaca
This window encodes:
- the LOC121319164 gene encoding F-actin-capping protein subunit beta isoforms 1 and 2-like; this encodes MIVIKKAGDGSKKIKGCWDSIHVVESQEKSNSRTAHYKLTSTVMLSLQTTKTDSGTMGSSLTGQMEKDETISKSSPHTANIGHLMEDMEIKICSTLNEIYFEKTKDIVNGL